In Equus caballus isolate H_3958 breed thoroughbred chromosome 7, TB-T2T, whole genome shotgun sequence, one DNA window encodes the following:
- the LOC106783448 gene encoding ral guanine nucleotide dissociation stimulator-like isoform X8, giving the protein MVNFQKWSEKFKVIKRIQLLQEAANECHLQPEEQFGAWFQAMEPLREDESYSLSCQLEPPNLKVSKMRGFFRTKKNRPSSRLGLTAMPLARSHHTLDATTSSASSGAGTWLGPSGCTRPALPTQM; this is encoded by the exons ATGGTGAACTTCCAGAAATGGAGTGAG AAATTCAAGGTCATTAAAAGGATCCAGCTGCTCCAAGAGGCTGCCAATGAATGCCACCTGCAGCCCGAGGAGCaatttggggcctggttccaggccatggagcccctccgtgaggatgagag ctacagcctgtcctgccagctggagcccccaAACCTGAAGGTGAGCAAAATGCGAGGCTTCTTCAGGACCAAGAAGAACCGGCCATCCTCAAGATTGGGGCTGA CTGCCATGCCCTTGGCCAGGAGCCATCACACTCTGGATGCCACCACAAGCTCAGCCTCTTCAGGCGCAGGGACATGGCTGGGACCCTCGGGGTGCACCAGGCCAGCTCTTCCCACCCAGATGTGA